From Schizosaccharomyces pombe strain 972h- genome assembly, chromosome: II, the proteins below share one genomic window:
- a CDS encoding inorganic phosphate transporter, whose product MSTPLIPPAPPKKTLQLYTPQYYGLCTLGGLLACGTTHSAITPLDLIKCRKQVNPNIYPGNIAGFKTILSKEGLRGLYTGGMPTLIGYSLQGCGKYGFYELFKHKYSTLVGAQKAHEYRTSIYLAASASAELLADIMLCPMEAIKVRVQTSNPRFANTTREAWSKIVTNEGFGTLYRGLAPLWFRQIPYTMMKFASFERIVEALYTYIGKPKNMYSKAEKIGISFAGGYMAGVLCAIISHPADVMVSKLNSNKKAGEGAGAAAARIYKEIGFSGLWNGLGVRIVMIGTLTGAQWLIYDSFKIMCGFPATGA is encoded by the coding sequence ATGTCTACCCCCTTGATACCTCCTGCTCCTCCTAAAAAGACCCTTCAGCTTTACACTCCCCAATACTACGGACTTTGTACATTGGGTGGTTTGTTGGCTTGTGGTACTACGCACAGTGCCATTACCCCTTTGGATTTAATCAAATGTCGCAAACAAGTCAATCCAAATATCTACCCTGGTAATATTGCTGGTTTCAAGACTATCCTCAGCAAGGAGGGACTTCGCGGTCTGTATACCGGTGGTATGCCCACCTTGATTGGTTATTCTCTTCAAGGCTGCGGTAAGTACGGTTTTTATGAGTTGTTCAAACACAAATACTCTACTTTGGTTGGTGCTCAAAAGGCACATGAATACCGTACAAGCATTTACTTGGCTGCTTCTGCCTCTGCTGAATTGTTGGCTGATATAATGCTTTGCCCTATGGAGGCTATCAAGGTCCGTGTTCAAACTTCCAACCCTCGTTTTGCCAACACCACTCGTGAAGCGTGGTCTAAAATTGTCACTAATGAAGGTTTCGGTACTTTATACCGTGGTCTGGCTCCTTTGTGGTTCCGCCAAATCCCTTACACCATGATGaaatttgcttcttttgaGCGCATTGTCGAAGCTTTGTACACCTACATTGGCAAGCCCAAGAACATGTATTCAAAGGCCGAAAAGATTGGTATTTCTTTTGCTGGTGGTTACATGGCCGGTGTTCTTTGCGCCATTATCAGTCATCCTGCTGATGTTATGGTTTCCAAGTTGAATTCCAACAAAAAGGCTGGTGAGGGCGCTGGCGCTGCTGCTGCTCGTATCTACAAGGAGATTGGATTTTCTGGTCTTTGGAATGGTCTTGGTGTTCGTATAGTCATGATTGGTACTTTGACTGGTGCTCAATGGCTCATCTACGATTCATTCAAGATTATGTGTGGTTTCCCTGCCACTGGTGCTTAA
- the vps33 gene encoding HOPS/CORVET complex subunit, vacuolar sorting protein Vps33 has protein sequence MTTDVKEKATFKLLDLIDSVTGKKSLLLERDLSGILGQIVTTNTLQEHGIPQVYWFNENIPNDIEKKTIYLCRPTYENAKLVATHVRQFQRDMLRIESTVIVLPTSNILFETVLQEEGVFGELLVTEWPLHAVPLDKDLLSLELGPEKLEESLLQRSTDALIDFERTHGRFPRVSGRGPYAAKMLELLEKTYQEEATINFGKVEGEISALYDSVLLVDRSLDRITPFLTQLTYFGFLDEILGIQQMNVKLPSSLVNRNEASNTGPMKKFSLSSSSSQITKEIRDINFNCIGPYLSKIARKLSSDFEGRRQAKTVNQIRDFVSKLGSLQSEHTSLNIHTGLAETLVQHTKNNYFQKLLQLQHLLVSHADSFTQFNLLDEIIYAEAPVEEVFRVLCLASITTNGLRRKDIDHYRREITQTYGYYHLLTFQALIDAGLLRLRQSTNISLQKSLSYSTWLNTYPLVKDEVDEQNPEDIAYTYSGYGPLSVHIAYDILKGRDNEEKILKLQNMPGTYVDKWTLDQEKVMPKNLKTNVPGKRRVLVFFIGGCTYTELAAFRLLQEKEDLYEFTFMTTGMVTGSSLIRAFIPNIESLNE, from the exons ATGACTACAGAcgttaaagaaaaagctaCATTTAAGTTGTTAGATTTAATAGACAGT GTTACTgggaaaaaaagtttgctCTTGGAACGTGATCTGTCAGGAATTTTAGGTCAAATAGTTACTACCAATACTTTACAAGAACATGGAATACCTCAGGTTTATTggtttaatgaaaatattccAAATGATATTGAGAAAAAGACAATCTACTTGTGCAGACCAACTTATGAAAATGCCAAACTAGTTGCTACTCATGTTCGTCAATTTCAAAGGGATATGTTACGCATTGAGAGCACAGTAATTGTTTTGCCTACCTCAAATATCCTCTTTGAGACGGTACTGCAAGAGGAGGGTGTGTTTGGAGAATTACTTGTGACTGAATGGCCGTTACATGCCGTACCCTTGGACAAGGACCTTTTGTCATTAGAACTTGGTCCAGAGAAATTGGAAGAAAGCTTACTTCAACGAAGTACAGATgctttaattgattttgaacGCACTCATGGACGGTTTCCTCGAGTCTCTGGGAGGGGCCCCTATGCTGCAAAAATGTTGgaattattagaaaaaacatACCAGGAAGAAGCAACAATAAACTTTGGGAAGGTGGAAGGAGAGATTTCTGCTCTCTACGATAGCGTTCTTTTAGTTGATCGATCATTAGATCGTATTACACCGTTTTTGACTCAACTTACCTACTTTGGATTTTTGGACGAAATACTTGGAATTCAGCAAA TGAATGTCAAACTTCCTTCATCCTTGGTTAACCGAAATGAAGCTTCAAATACTGGACCgatgaaaaagttttctttAAGTTCTTCTTCCAGCCAAATTACCAAGGAAATTAGAGacataaattttaattgcaTAGGCCCTTATTTAAGCAAAATTGCTCGAAAACTATCCAGCGATTTTGAAGGTCGACGTCAAGCCAAAACTGTAAATCAGATTAGAGACTTCGTTTCCAAACTGGGTTCCTTACAATCGGAGCATACATCATTAAATATTC ACACTGGTCTCGCTGAAACTTTGGTGCAACacacaaaaaataattactTTCAAAAGCTACTACAACTTCAGCATTTGCTAGTTTCTCATGCCGATTCTTTTACtcaattcaatttattaGATGAAATTATCTATGCCGAAGCACCTGTTGAAGAGGTTTTTCGAGTACTTTGCCTTGCAAGTATAACTACCAATGGTTTGAGAAGAAAAGATATAGATCATTACCGTAGGGAAATCACTCAAACATATGGTTATTATCACCTTTTAACATTCCAAGCCTTGATAGATGCAGGACTATTGCGCCTCCGGCAATCCACTAATATTTCACTTCAAAAATCATTGTCTTATTCTACATGGTTAAACACTTATCCTTTGGTTAAGGACGAAGTTGATGAGCAGAATCCTGAAGATATAGCCTATACGTACAGCGGGTACGGTCCTTTGTCAGTCCACATAGCATATGACATTTTAAAAGGCAGAGacaatgaagaaaaaattcttaAGTTGCAAAATATGCCTGGAACTTACGTTGACAAGTGGACATTAGACCAGGAAAAGGTCATGcctaaaaatttgaagacaAACGTACCAGGTAAACGTCGtgttttagtttttttcatcGGTGGTTGCACGTACACAGAGCTGGCTGCATTTCGTTTATTgcaagaaaaagaagatttatATGAATTCACATTTATGACTACGGGAATGGTAACTGGAAGCTCTCTAATAAGAGCTTTTATTCCAAATATTGAATCTTTGAATGAGTGA
- the top1 gene encoding DNA topoisomerase I, with amino-acid sequence MSSSDSDSVSLSIRRRQRRGSSKRISMKESDEESDSSENHPLSESLNKKSKSESDEDDIPIRKRRASSKKNMSNSSSKKRAKVMGNGGLKNGKKTAVVKEEEDFNEIAKPSPKHKRVSKANGSKNGAKSAVKKEESDTDDSVPLRAVSTVSLTPYKSELPSGASTTQNRSPNDEEDEDEDYKWWTSENIDDTQKWTTLEHNGVIFAPPYEPLPKNVKLIYDGNPVNLPPEAEEVAGFYAAMLETDHAKNPVFQDNFFRDFLKVCDECNFNHNIKEFSKCDFTQMFHHFEQKREEKKSMPKEQKKAIKQKKDEEEEKYKWCILDGRKEKVGNFRIEPPGLFRGRGSHPKTGSLKRRVYPEQITINIGEGVPVPEPLPGHQWAEVKHDNTVTWLATWHENINNNVKYVFLAAGSSLKGQSDLKKYEKSRKLKDYIDDIRKGYRKDLKSELTVERQRGTAMYLIDVFALRAGNEKGEDEADTVGCCSLRYEHVTLKPPRTVVFDFLGKDSIRYYNEVEVDPQVFKNLKIFKRPPKKEGDLIFDRLSTNSLNKYLTSLMDGLSAKVFRTYNASYTMAEELKKMPKNLTLADKILFYNRANRTVAILCNHQRSVTKNHDVQMERFAERIKALQYQRMRLRKMMLNLEPKLAKSKPELLAKEEGITDSWIVKHHETLYELEKEKIKKKFDRENEKLAAEDPKSVLPESELEVRLKAADELKKALDAELKSKKVDPGRSSMEQLEKRLNKLNERINVMRTQMIDKDENKTTALGTSKINYIDPRLTYSFSKREDVPIEKLFSKTIRDKFNWAADTPPDWKW; translated from the exons ATGTCTTCGTCTG ATTCAGATTCCGTGTCTTTATCCATTAGAAGGAGGCAAAGACGCGGTTCATCTAAACGGATTAGTATGAAGGAGTCGGACGAAGAGAGTGATAGTTCTGAA AATCATCCTCTTAGTGAATCGTTGAATAAGAAATCCAAATCCGAGAGTGATGAGGATGATATACCGATTAGAAAGAGACGTGcttcttcaaagaaaaatatgtCCAATTCAAGCTCTAAAAAAAGAGCTAAAGTAATGGGAAATGGTGGTTTAAAAAACGGAAAAAAAACGGCGGTTGTaaaagaggaagaggaTTTCAATGAAATTGCAAAGCCCTCACCGAAGCATAAACGTGTTTCTAAAGCGAATGGAAGTAAAAATGGCGCGAAGTCAGCTGttaaaaaagaggaaagTGACACAGATGATTCAGTTCCATTGAGAGCTGTTTCGACTGTATCTTTAACTCCTTACAAATCAGAACTGCCTTCGGGAGCTTCGACCACGCAAAATCGCTCACCAAACGAtgaggaagatgaagatgagGATTACAAGTGGTGGACTTCAGAAAATATCGATGATACTCAAAAATGGACTACATTGGAGCATAATGGTGTAATTTTTGCTCCACCCTATGAACCTTTACCAAAGAACGTCAAGCTAATTTACGATGGAAACCCCGTAAATCTTCCTCCCGAAGCAGAAGAAGTTGCTGGTTTTTATGCTGCAATGCTTGAAACCGATCATGCCAAAAATCCTGTATTCcaagataattttttccgTGACTTCTTAAAGGTCTGTGATGAATGTAACTTTAATCACAACATTAAAGAGTTTTCTAAATGTGATTTTACCCAAATGTTTCACCATTTTGAGCAAAAGAGGGAAGAGAAGAAGAGTATGCCGAAGGAACAGAAGAAGGCAATaaagcagaaaaaagatgaggaagaggaaaaatataaatggTGCATACTTGATGGGAGAAAGGAGAAGGTTGGTAACTTTCGTATTGAACCTCCAGGGTTATTTCGTGGTCGAGGTAGTCATCCTAAAACTGGTTCTTTAAAGCGTCGAGTATATCCTGAACAAATTACCATTAATATTGGTGAAGGTGTACCCGTTCCAGAACCACTCCCTGGGCATCAATGGGCGGAGGTAAAGCATGATAATACAGTGACCTGGTTGGCAACCTGGcatgaaaatataaataataatgtCAAATATGTCTTTTTAGCTGCAGGAAGTTCTCTAAAAGGACAGAGtgacttaaaaaaatacgaAAAGTCAAGAAAGCTTAAGGATTATATTGATGATATCCGTAAAGGCTACCGGAAAGATTTGAAAAGTGAGTTAACGGTTGAGCGTCAAAGAGGAACTGCCATGTATTTAATTGatgtttttgctttaagAGCAGGAAATGAAAAGGGTGAAGACGAGGCGGATACTGTTGGTTGTTGTTCACTGCGATATGAACATGTTACACTGAAGCCACCACGAACAGTCGTTTTCGATTTTCTTGGTAAAGATTCTATTCGTTACTACAACGAGGTTGAAGTTGATCCccaagtttttaaaaatctaaaGATCTTTAAACGTCCTCCCAAAAAAGAGGGTGATTTAATTTTCGACCGTCTCAGTACAAACAGTCTTAACAAATATCTGACTAGCCTTATGGATGGACTTTCAGCTAAAGTATTTCGTACCTACAATGCTTCATACACCATGGCCGAGGAACTTAAGAAAATGCCTAAGAACCTCACCCTTGCAGACAAAATACTATTTTATAATAGGGCAAATAGGACTGTTGCAATTTTATGTAATCATCAACGTTCCGTAACCAAAAATCACGATGTTCAAATGGAACGGTTTGCCGAAAGGATTAAGGCATTACAATACCAGCGGATGAGACTGCGAAAAATGATGCTGAATTTAGAGCCCAAGCTTGCTAAAAGCAAGCCCGAATTGCTGGCTAAAGAAGAAGGCATTACCGATTCATGGATCGTAAAACATCACGAGACACTTTACGAActagaaaaagagaaaataaaaaagaaattcgATCGTGAGAACGAAAAATTAGCTGCTGAGGATCCCAAATCAGTGCTTCCGGAATCTGAATTGGAAGTTCGATTGAAAGCGGCTGATGAGTTGAAGAAAGCGCTGGACGCTGAActtaaaagcaaaaaagtCGATCCAGGTCGTTCTTCGATGGAACAACTTGAGAAAAGATTAAACAAACTCAATGAACGAATTAATGTTATGCGTACTCAGATGATCGATAAAGACGAGAATAAAACTACTGCTTTGGGTACAAGTAAGATTAACTACATAGACCCGAGGCTTACTTATTCGTTCAGCAAGCGAGAAGACGTTCCTATTGAGAAGCTGTTTAGTAAGACGATTCGTGACAAGTTCAATTGGGCTGCTGATACACCTCCGGATTGGAAGTGGTAA